The following DNA comes from Curtobacterium sp. 9128.
TGGTCGAGGTCGTCGGTACGGGAGGCGTTCGACAGGTGGGACATCAGCCCCTCGACCCGGGTCCTCGCGCCGTTCCGTGCGAGTCGCCCCGCGGTCTCGAAGAGCTCGGGCCACTCGGACTCGACGGCGCCGTTCCGGCTGAGCCCGGTGTCGACGCAGATGTGCACCGCGGGCACCTCGGAGTCGGCCGCCGCAGCGAGCTGGGACACGCTCGACACCGCGGGGGTGATGCCGTACTGGGCGGCGCGGCGGAAGTCCTCGTCCGGCGCGTGCAACCAGGCGAGGATCCGGACGCCCTCGTCGATGCCGGCCTGCCGGAGCGCGATGCCCTCGTCGATGTCGGCGACGCCGAGCCACTCCGCGCCGGCGTCCACGAACGCCCGGGCGGCGTCAGCCGCGCCGTGCCCGTAGGCGTTCGCCTTGACGACCGCGATGACGCCGGACGGGGCCACCTGTTCGGCGACCGTCGCGTAGTTGGCGATCAGTGCCTCCCGGTCGACCGTGATCCCGGTGAACGCACTCATCGCAGCCACCCCGCGATCAGCGGCTGCGCCATCAACGGGCGGTCGACGGTGAACGCACTCACTGAACAGTCCCCTCCAACACCACGAACGCCGTGGCGATCCCTCCATCATGGGACAGCGACAGGTGCACGCTCGTGACCCCACGCGCATCGGCCACCTGCCGCGCCTGCTGGTGCAGCGTCAGCGACGGGTTCCGCTGGTCGTCGGAGACGACCTCGAGGTCCTGCCAACTCAGTCCTGCGCTCGAGCCGAACGCCTTGATCAGGGCCTCCTTCGCGGCGAACCGCGCCGCGAGCGAGGCGATCGGGCGTGGTTCGCCGTCCCGGAGCAGCTCCCGCGACGTGAACAGGCGCGTGCGCATCGCGGGCGTGCGTTCCAGCACCTGCCCGAACCGCGAGAGGTCGACGACGTCGACCCCGATCCCGATGATCACCGTCCGACTACTCGACGGTGACCGACTTCGCGAGGTTGCGCGGCTGGTCGACGTCGAGGCCC
Coding sequences within:
- a CDS encoding holo-ACP synthase; the protein is MIIGIGVDVVDLSRFGQVLERTPAMRTRLFTSRELLRDGEPRPIASLAARFAAKEALIKAFGSSAGLSWQDLEVVSDDQRNPSLTLHQQARQVADARGVTSVHLSLSHDGGIATAFVVLEGTVQ